From Ailuropoda melanoleuca isolate Jingjing chromosome 8, ASM200744v2, whole genome shotgun sequence, a single genomic window includes:
- the LOC100481181 gene encoding LOW QUALITY PROTEIN: interstitial collagenase (The sequence of the model RefSeq protein was modified relative to this genomic sequence to represent the inferred CDS: substituted 3 bases at 3 genomic stop codons), which yields MPSLLVPLLLLCGVGSLGFPAATPGAQDQDVRTVRNYLQKFYNLKMGTSRSGRRTDSALVTEKLKQMQEFFGLKVTGKIDADTLSVMKDLXGSSRHHDILCLGRXALLVTXTHLTYRIENYTPDLPRADVDSAIEQAFRLWSNVSPLTFTKIFEGQADIMISFVWGDHGDNSPFGGPANTLAHAFLPGGGIGGDVHFDEEKRWTSDFRNFNLYCIAAHEVGHSLGLGHDNDIGSLMFPSYNNYRDVLLSPRDISAIQALYGPSKNPIQPRELQVPRACDSKLTFDAVTKIRGELFFFKNRFFLRTSPSHKTVDLDVIADFWESLSRGVDAAYSVVDRDEVFFFKDSKYWAFNGDQMVRGYPKDIYHSLGFPQSVKTIDAAVHEDETGKTYFFVANKYWRYDENTLSMDTGFPKEIAHGFPGIGKQVDAVFQEGGFFYFFHGKKQYKFDPKTKQILTLLKTNSWFNCRNK from the exons ATGCCCAGCCTTCTTGtgccgctgctgctgctctgtGGCGTGGGGTCCCTCGGCTTCCCGGCAGCCACCCCGGGAGCCCAGGACCAGGACGTGCGGACGGTGCGG aaCTACCTGCAGAAGTTCTACAACCTGAAGATGGGAACCAGCAGATCAGGAAGGCGGACGGACAGCGCTTTGGTGACTGAGAAGCTGAAGCAAATGCAGGAATTCTTCGGGCTGAAGGTGACCGGGAAGATAGATGCTGACACCCTGAGTGTGATGAAAGATCTTTGAGGGTCAAGCAGACATCATGATATCCTTTGTCTGGGGAGGTAAGCTCTTCTTGTCACCTGAACACACCTGACCTACAG GATTGAAAACTACACCCCAGATTTGCCAAGAGCAGACGTGGACAGTGCCATTGAGCAAGCCTTTCGACTCTGGAGTAACGTCTCACCCCTGACCTTCACCAAGATCTTTGAGGGTCAAGCAGACATCATGATATCCTTTGTCTGGGGAG ATCACGGGGACAACTCCCCCTTCGGCGGACCTGCAAACACTCTCGCTCATGCGTTCCTACCAGGAGGAGGCATTGGAGGAGATGTTCATTTCgatgaagaaaaaagatggacCAGTGATTTCAGAA atttcaaCTTGTACTGCATCGCAGCCCATGAGGTGGGCCATTCCCTTGGACTCGGGCACGATAACGACATTGGTTCCTTGATGTTCCCCAGTTACAACAACTACAGGGACGTCCTGCTGTCTCCGAGGGACATCAGTGCCATCCAGGCCCTCTACG gaCCTTCCAAAAATCCCATCCAGCCAAGAGAACTGCAAGTACCAAGAGCCTGTGACAGCAAGTTAACATTTGACGCTGTAACCAAAATTCGTggagaattattcttttttaaaaacag GTTCTTCCTGCGCACAAGTCCCTCCCACAAAACAGTGGATCTCGATGTCATTGCTGACTTCTGGGAATCGCTGTCCAGAGGGGTGGACGCGGCTTACAGCGTTGTTGACAGAGATgaagtcttcttttttaaag ATAGTAAATACTGGGCCTTCAATGGGGATCAGATGGTGCGAGGCTACCCCAAGGACATCTACCACTCCTTGGGCTTCCCGCAGAGTGTGAAGACCATCGATGCTGCTGTTCACGAGGATGAAACTGGGAAGACGTACTTCTTTGTTGCCAATAAGTATTGGAG gTATGATGAAAACACACTGTCTATGGATACAGGTTTCCCCAAAGAGATAGCTCATGGGTTTCCTGGAATTGGCAAACAAGTTGACGCTGTCTTCCAAGAGGGAG gatttttctatttctttcatggaaaaaAGCAGTACAAATTTGATCCTAAAACGAAGCAAATTTTGACTCTCCTGAAAACCAACAGCTGGTTCAattgcagaaataaatga